One Diabrotica virgifera virgifera chromosome 3, PGI_DIABVI_V3a genomic window carries:
- the LOC126882458 gene encoding zinc finger MYM-type protein 1-like has protein sequence MSEMRGAVTQIQKVATNSIMCGCKNHALNLSISKCNKVQHVRNALGTIKAVTSFFNSSGKRNSVLKKVLGHQMRGYCETRWVERHEAVLEFTEDMPKIAEALKCISQWRDSTTSSKARALLCSISTCDFIITMHCLSDTADVTCGLSKYLQTEAIDVCSAKSKIDNMMKTIQNKRDKTNEFFLLIFSSAEKTMDAMDVQMRVPRIVRKQINRPNYTLLTGDNQRSQVSKYWETAVYIPILDNLITDLTSRFSDESLDCYKLNILVPSTLDSVSNVKSSFESICDKYSSVLSIKKETMLMKILNEICSLKNMVNYNVFKEISTPMTCFQNLDEHNYPILKSLVQILLTLPISIATAERSFSTLRRLKSWMRTRMTEDRLTGLALMNVHRDIEVDINKIIDRYSSKKNRKLDFVI, from the exons ATGTCTGAAATGCGGGGTGCGGTTACACAGATACAAAAGGTGGCGACCAATAGCATTATGTGTGGGTGTAAAAACCATGCATTGAACTTAAGCATATCCAAATGTAATAAGGTCCAACACGTAAGAAATGCTCTAGGAACCATCAAAGCAGTAACAAGCTTTTTCAACTCATCAGGAAAAAGAAATTCAGTTTTGAAAAAGGTGTTGGGACATCAGATGAGAGGCTATTGTGAGACGCGTTGGGTAGAGCGTCACGAGGCTGTTTTAGAATTCACAGAAGACATGCCTAAAATTGCGGAAGCTCTCAAATGCATATCACAGTGGAGGGACAGCACAACGTCAAGTAAAGCCCGCGCTCTGTTGTGCTCAATTTCAACTTGTGATTTTATCATCACAATGCATTGCCTGAGTGACACAGCAGATGTTACATGTGGTCTTAGTAAATATCTACAAACAGAAGCTATAGATGTATGCTCAGCCAAAAGTAAAATTGACAATATGATGAAAACCATTCAGAATAAAAGAGACAAGACCAACGAATTCTTCCTTTTAATTTTCAGTAGTGCTGAAAAAACCATGGACGCGATGGATGTACAAATGCGTGTCCCCAGAATTGTACGGAAGCAAATTAATAGGCCCAACTACACACTATTAACAGGTGACAACCAACGATCACAAGTTTCAAAGTATTGGGAAACTGCTGTTTACATACCGATTCTAGACAATCTCATAACTGATTTGACAAGCAGATTTTCAGACGAGTCTTTGGATTGCTACAAGCTAAACATTTTAGTTCCATCAACGTTAGATTCCGTGTCAAATGTGAAATCCAGCTTTGAAAGTATTTGTGATAAATACTCTTCTGTATTGTCAATTAAAAAGGAAACAATGCTAATGAAGATTTTGAATGAGATTTGCTCCCTAAAGAACATGGTTAACTACAACGTCTTCAAAGAAATCAGTACCCCTATGACGTGTTTTCAAAATCTTGATGAGCACAACTACCCTATTTTGAAGTCTTTGGTGCAGATCCTGCTTACTTTACCAATATCAATAG CAACAGCAGAGAGATCATTTTCTACGCTGAGGCGATTGAAAAGCTGGATGAGGACCAGAATGACCGAAGACCGCCTGACCGGACTGGCTCTCATGAATGTTCACAGGGATATAGAAGTGGACATCAATAAAATTATCGATCGGTATTCCAGCAAGAAGAATAGAAAACTGGATTTTGTAATTTAA